The following are from one region of the Fusarium keratoplasticum isolate Fu6.1 chromosome 4, whole genome shotgun sequence genome:
- a CDS encoding Zn(2)-C6 fungal-type domain-containing protein, with product MGAPSVHPSQRRFSCQVCRKDKSRCQRLNRNDPKCARCTLLGVECTAGQQRNVGRPRRRTTTSAGPGLTVEHPSPVKLHNQPIPASMPRENASLSGGGDLLSWNSTVTPAPTPSPVPVPAVDDATWPAIEMGSFSQSLPLWDLDRTDSLSSPNLGFSITMPTPYSLEALPKTVSAANGTYLTPADNVATRGPDTIYTSDAMLELFRMNLDLHTRVAAVERNKDTLNFNSVIYRQSVLYIDNSTLAEFMLKTSRDLLLILTRLLSSRESRGRLSYSSLAEAPFPKLVPSQTYPSNHHLPISPVVAAEELSAPIALAITSIFTQMVSLYELILEYMTARLERITTDPIAPIPGFTFGGVPLDKPCTQGMLFSEVIVHLLERIERVLGIGSVPLGGETGLLAARQIQVLWSELDGRREIIPGRGVMRPADLRRLFGKVVDIFRQQH from the coding sequence ATGGGCGCCCCATCAGTCCACCCGTCGCAGAGGCGCTTTTCTTGCCAGGTCTGCAGGAAGGACAAGTCGAGATGTCAACGCCTGAACCGGAACGACCCCAAATGCGCAAGGTGCACTCTGCTCGGCGTCGAGTGCACGGCCGGGCAGCAGAGGAATGTCGGAAGGCCGCGGCGGCGAACAACAACTTCTGCCGGCCCAGGCTTGACCGTCGAGCACCCATCGCCAGTCAAGTTGCACAACCAGCCAATCCCCGCCAGTATGCCTCGAGAAAATGCTTCACTCTCTGGAGGAGGGGACCTGTTAAGCTGGAACAGCACAGTAACTCCGGCGCCTACTCCATCACCAGTTCCTGTTCCGGCTGTGGATGATGCAACATGGCCAGCCATCGAGATGGGCTCCTTCTCTCAGTCTTTGCCTCTATGGGATCTTGACCGGACCGACTCCTTGTCCAGTCCCAACTTGGGATTCAGCATCACAATGCCAACTCCATACTCGCTCGAGGCACTCCCGAAAACCGTATCGGCCGCCAATGGCACATACCTCACCCCGGCCGATAATGTGGCGACGCGAGGGCCGGACACCATCTACACTTCAGATGCCATGTTGGAGCTTTTCCGTATGAATCTTGACTTGCACACCCGCGTTGCAGCTGTCGAGAGGAACAAGGACACCCTGAACTTCAACAGCGTAATCTACCGGCAGAGCGTGCTGTACATCGACAACTCTACACTGGCCGAGTTCATGCTCAAGACGTCTCGAGACCTCCTGCTGATCCTCACGaggcttctcagcagccGAGAATCTCGTGGCCGGCTGTCCTATTCAAGCCTGGCAGAAGCACCATTTCCAAAACTGGTGCCGTCGCAAACCTATCCAAGCAACCACCATCTGCCCATCTCCCCTGTCGTCGCCGCGGAGGAACTGTCCGCAcccatcgccctcgccatcacGAGCATCTTTACCCAGATGGTTTCGCTATACGAGCTGATCCTCGAATACATGACCGCTCGTTTGGAGCGAATCACTACCGACCCCATCGCCCCTATTCCGGGTTTCACCTTTGGCGGGGTGCCCCTAGATAAACCCTGTACGCAGGGTATGCTATTCTCCGAAGTCATTGTGCATTTGCTGGAGAGGATAGAGCGGGTGCTGGGCATCGGTTCGGTGCCTCTGGGTGGTGAGACGGGTCTGCTGGCGGCGAGACAGATACAGGTGCTCTGGAGTGAGCTGGACGGAAGACGTGAGATTATTCCTGGTCGTGGCGTCATGAGGCCTGCCGACTTGAGGAGGCTGTTTGGAAAAGTGGTGGACATCTTTAGACAACAACACTAG
- a CDS encoding HET domain-containing protein → MPKRVVESVYGSPWPPLDDRTSSLRSLDQACGWLTSCCVQHPSCSALSKSEQWLPTRLIDIGSEGDDSWKLRVVAEDGLHTPAPYIALSYRWGAEPSIMLLKSNMDEFRRGQYITDFPQTFQDLVTVARHFSVRYVWIDALCIIQDSSQDWVSESATMRYVYANSLCTIAASASSSPEGGLFRSRQPEQARPAVVKIAFGDKAPEDFYIWDSEYWLSHFGRSELHSRGWIFQERFLSPRVLSFGHDQIMWECMTDHKCEGFPGGVPSHESEKSYYPLSKLRAPRQDDQRPLFSERTFQTWISLAEGYSKCSLTKPTDKLVAFAGIAKLFQENTGDEYVAGLWKSRLVQMLDWTVTTPGPGAVDYLAPSWSWAPVQSSIKIEYRPTVWPNVNLVSVRAIESINREADPTVGGFDRIFKDEDVGKTIFEEEGFDQAIFGIKAQFSDISIV, encoded by the exons ATGCCTAAGAGAG TGGTCGAGTCAGTCTATGGATCACCCTGGCCTCCTCTAGATGACAGGACGTCTTCGCTACGCAGCCTAGACCAAGcctgtggctggctgacatCATGCTGTGTCCAGCATCCATCATGCAGCGCACTATCTAAATCTGAGCAATGGCTCCCCACACGTTTGATAGACATTGGGTCAGAGGGTGATGACTCGTGGAAGCTTCGTGTCGTTGCTGAAGACGGCTTGCATACGCCCGCCCCCTACATTGCCCTCAGTTATCGTTGGGGAGCAGAGCCAAGCATCATGCTCCTCAAGTCAAACATGGACGAATTTCGTCGCGGACAGTACATTACCGACTTTCCACAGACCTTCCAAGACCTCGTAACTGTTGCACGACACTTCTCTGTTCGATATGTCTGGATCGATGCCCTCTGCATAATTCAAGACTCGTCTCAAGACTGGGTATCCGAGTCTGCCACAATGAGATACGTCTACGCAAATTCCCTCTGCACTATCGCTGCCTCGGCGTCTTCGAGTCCCGAGGGAGGGCTGTTCCGTTCACGACAGCCCGAACAAGCGCGCCCTGCCGTCGTAAAAATCGCCTTTGGGGACAAGGCTCCCGAGGACTTTTACATCTGGGACTCGGAATATTGGCTAAGCCACTTTGGCAGAAGTGAACTACACTCAAGAGGATGGATCTTCCAAGAGCGCTTTCTGTCCCCACGGGTCCTTTCCTTTGGACACGATCAAATAATGTGGGAGTGCATGACGGACCACAAGTGCGAAGGTTTTCCGGGTGGTGTTCCAAGTCACGAATCTGAGAAGAGCTATTATCCACTTTCGAAACTGAGAGCTCCGAGACAAGACGACCAAAGGCCTTTATTCTCAGAAAGGACGTTTCAGACCTGGATAAGCTTGGCTGAGGGCTATTCTAAATGCTCCCTAACTAAGCCTACTGATAAGCTTGTTGCATTTGCAGGAATAGCAAAACTCTTCCAAGAGAATACTGGCGACGAGTATGTCGCCGGTCTCTGGAAGTCCCGGCTAGTCCAAATGCTCGACTGGACAGTAACCACGCCGGGGCCGGGCGCCGTTGACTATTTGGCACCCTCCTGGTCTTGGGCACCGGTGCAAAGTTCCATCAAGATAGAGTATAGACCAACAGTATGGCCTAATGTCAACCTCGTGTCCGTCAGGGCAATCGAATCCATAAATCGAGAAGCGGATCCCACAGTCGGA GGTTTTGATCGAATCTTTAAAGACGAGGACGTTGGCAAGACAATctttgaagaagagggtTTTGACCAGGCAATCTTTGGTATTAAAGCCCAGTTCTCAGACATCAGTATTGTGTGA
- a CDS encoding 3Beta-HSD domain-containing protein — protein sequence MAPQKTSSAPLLGTTLVVGGCGFLGYHLVRHLLTDSESGDVYVVDRDISKNQHEKVTYTRGSITDSELFCSLIAKIKPSVIFHIASPIASLPASREGEFLETNVKGTEVLLAIATESESVRSFVYTSSVDIYTNPPYLNVVESHELWPASDKSNEYNRTKAIADRLVREANGPQLRTATLRLGHAYGERHIQGMVEVLDMCESSKKLVQVGSGENVMEVVSADNSSIAHVLAAKALLDPSRAAGRVDGEGFNISDGVPMPFWHHIKLIWKTALGQDELKNLTILPAWVMIMAVNVVEWVLWILTLNMVKPPVELRRVSLDYCLNTHTYSIEKARERLGFEPVSNHDAVLVESVKWMLRHRETLKKTE from the coding sequence ATGGCACCGCAAAAGACCTCATCGGCACCTCTCCTCGGAACCACCCTCGTGGTGGGAGGCTGCGGCTTCTTGGGATACCATCTCGTCCGTCATCTACTCACCGACAGCGAAAGCGGCGACGTCTATGTCGTAGACCGCGATATCAGTAAAAATCAGCACGAAAAGGTCACCTATACCCGTGGCAGCATCACAGACAGCGAGTTGTTTTGCTcgctcatcgccaagatcaaaCCCAGCGTCATTTTCCACATCGCCTCGCCTATTGCCTCGCTGCCCGCCTCGAGGGAGGGCGAATTCCTCGAGACAAACGTTAAAGGTACAGAGGTTCTCCTTGCCATTGCTACGGAGAGTGAATCGGTTCGGTCGTTTGTCTACACCTCCAGTGTCGATATCTACACCAATCCTCCGTACTTGAATGTTGTCGAGTCTCACGAGCTGTGGCCGGCTTCTGACAAGTCCAACGAGTACAACCGCACCAAAGCGATCGCGGATCGTTTGGTTCGTGAAGCAAATGGTCCTCAGTTGCGCACTGCCACACTCCGCCTTGGCCATGCATACGGCGAGAGACACATTCAGGGCATggtcgaggttcttgacaTGTGCGAGAGCAGCAAGAAGCTTGTCCAAGTTGGCTCAGGCGAGAATGTTATGGAAGTTGTGTCGGCCGATAACTCAAGTATAGCCCACGTCCTTGCAGCAAAGGCCTTGCTCGACCCGAGCCGTGCAGCAGGCAGGGTGGATGGAGAGGGCTTCAACATATCCGACGGAGTCCCGATGCCATTTTGGCATCATATCAAGTTGATCTGGAAGACTGCACTGGGTCAAGATGAGCTGAAGAATCTCACGATTCTACCTGCCTGGGTCATGATCATGGCAGTGAATGTGGTCGAGTGGGTTCTCTGGATCTTGACCCTCAATATGGTCAAACCTCCTGTCGAACTGCGAAGGGTTTCTCTCGACTATTGCCTCAATACGCATACGTATAGTATTGAAAAGGCGAGGGAGCGGCTTGGCTTTGAACCGGTCTCTAATCACGATGCTGTGCTGGTGGAGTCTGTTAAGTGGATGCTGCGACACCGAGAGACTTTGAAGAAGACAGAATGA
- a CDS encoding NmrA domain-containing protein yields MAPTILIVGATGNTGRGVVETLSELLKTTPFSGHRILALTRSSTGATAQLLARLPNVELVVQNWVEITPAWLRQYNVERAFIASHNQPNQFAEESTFHLAALQAGVQYVVRISTTAANVRPDCPAYYPRTHWAIETLLSSPEFQCLRWTSLQPNIFTQLYLSPAVELVKNFRKTGKQDTLRLMASEDAPVGIIDPHEVGRLAAHLLIQDDVTPHDKARYLLNGPEDITGRQVVAMIEEVLGTRVEDVSFRDLSFIDHMAAQTQESKNVILSIKHAPETAWEGKCTASTTSREVLQLAAPKNTPAEIFKAMLEG; encoded by the coding sequence ATGGCTCCTACCATCCTTATCGTCGGTGCCACTGGCAATACCGGCCGAGGCGTCGTCGAGACCTTGTCAGAGCTTCTGAAGACCACCCCCTTTTCCGGCCACAGAATCCTCGCTCTTACACGTTCCTCGACCGGAGCTACAGCCCAGCTGCTTGCTAGACTACCCAACGTCGAACTGGTGGTACAGAACTGGGTCGAGATTACCCCAGCCTGGCTCCGTCAATACAATGTCGAGAGGGCCTTCATCGCATCCCACAACCAGCCGAACCAGTTCGCCGAAGAATCGACATTCCACCTAGCGGCTCTTCAAGCAGGCGTCCAGTATGTTGTGCGCATCTCGACAACCGCTGCCAACGTACGTCCGGATTGCCCTGCCTACTATCCAAGGACGCACTGGGCAATTGAGACCTTGCTGAGCTCACCGGAGTTCCAATGCCTACGATGGACCTCGTTGCAGCCTAATATCTTTACGCAATTGTACCTTTCTCCTGCCGTGGAGCTAGTCAAGAACTTCCGTAAAACCGGGAAGCAAGACACCCTGAGGCTCATGGCGTCGGAGGATGCGCCTGTCGGTATCATTGACCCGCATGAGGTTGGACGTCTCGCAGCCCATCTCCTAATCCAGGATGACGTCACTCCCCATGACAAGGCTAGATACCTCTTGAACGGCCCAGAGGATATCACCGGGCGGCAGGTCGTGGCAATGATTGAGGAGGTCCTGGGAACGAGAGTTGAAGACGTTAGCTTCCGGGATCTATCCTTCATCGACCACATGGCGGCCCAGACCCAAGAGTCAAAGAACGTCATCCTGTCAATCAAGCATGCTCCGGAGACGGCGTGGGAGGGGAAATGCACAGCTTCCACGACGAGCAGAGAGGTCCTTCAGTTGGCTGCGCCAAAGAATACGCCGGCCGAGATCTTCAAGGCAATGTTGGAGGGTTAG
- a CDS encoding DAO domain-containing protein: protein MSDSPETVVIVGAGIVGSALAYFLSQSPTRRNIKIIDRSFSPLLGSTGHAPGFVGQFNESVVLSKLAIDTVAEYTKIPGGFDTVGGLEIAFESDGIERLKSRCADAANLGLSAEMLSIEEAHKLAPELVNETGPGAAVFFSSDGTANAGRITSFYQEEAKKSGVEFLSGEVKKLVISEGRVTGVELGQDSAQRLDADKVILTTGIWAQDLDKDLDFPVPVIPVGHPYMYGKTRAKNARKLPFVRWPEHHVYARDHGERYGIGSYHHEPVKCKAANNTAIGEWIQDFKQPLKFATGLLPPAATEEFKDGESFNGIFSMTPDNMPLAGKVTSLPGLHMGVAIWVTQAAGTAKFLARLIDGLEVDQQTKEALDPERFRGQDFAALEEKSLQGYNSIYKTVGKQ, encoded by the coding sequence ATGTCTGATTCTCCAGAAACAGTCGTCATTGTCGGCGCTGGCATCGTCGGCTCCGCCTTGGCGTACTTCTTGTCTCAGTCCCCCACGCGCCGCAACATCAAAATCATCGATCGTTCTTTCAGTCCCCTCCTCGGATCAACAGGTCATGCGCCTGGCTTTGTCGGCCAGTTCAACGAGTCTGTGGTTCTCTCCAAGCTCGCCATTGATACTGTGGCAGAGTACACCAAGATCCCCGGTGGCTTCGATACTGTGGGCGGGCTGGAGATCGCTTTTGAGTCTGACGGGATCGAACGCCTCAAGTCTAGATGCGCAGATGCCGCAAACCTGGGTCTTTCTGCTGAAATGCTGAGCATTGAGGAAGCGCACAAGCTCGCGCCGGAGCTGGTCAACGAGACGGGTCCAGGCGCGGCAGTCTTCTTTTCCAGTGACGGCACTGCAAATGCGGGCAGAATCACTTCGTTTTATCAAGAAGAGGCAAAAAAATCTGGAGTGGAATTTCTGTCAGGCGAGGtgaagaagctcgtcatTTCCGAAGGTCGCGTCACCggcgttgagcttggccaagaCTCGGCTCAGAGATTGGACGCCGACAAGGTCATTCTTACTACGGGCATTTGGGCTCAGGATCTCGACAAAGACCTCGACTTTCCGGTACCAGTTATCCCTGTCGGACATCCGTACATGTACGGCAAAACAAGAGCCAAGAATGCTCGAAAACTCCCCTTCGTTCGATGGCCGGAACATCACGTCTACGCCAGAGATCATGGCGAAAGATACGGCATCGGCAGCTATCACCACGAGCCAGTAAAGTGCAAGGCGGCAAACAACACTGCCATCGGAGAGTGGATCCAGGACTTTAAGCAGCCATTGAAGTTTGCCACAGGCCTACTTCCACCAGCCGCCACCGAGGAGTTTAAGGACGGGGAGAGCTTCAACGGCATCTTTTCCATGACGCCAGATAACATGCCTTTAGCTGGAAAGGTGACGTCTCTGCCGGGTCTGCACATGGGAGTTGCCATCTGGGTTACGCAGGCTGCTGGTACAGCAAAGTTCCTGGCAAGGCTGATTGATGGGCTGGAGGTGGATCAGCAGACAAAGGAGGCTCTTGACCCAGAGAGGTTCAGAGGGCAAGATTTTGCTGCGCTGGAGGAAAAGTCTCTTCAGGGCTACAACAGTATCTACAAGACGGTTGGGAAGCAATAG
- a CDS encoding Peptidase A1 domain-containing protein has product MRALSSGSGMIAFLAFHFLISPLLLAQATQVIEYPIKRVQRSAPDSVVPTTIYNEQWIYTVEIAIGNPPQKTLVQVDTGSAYLWVNANCSSAPTAFDQQRFCQSVPRYDPGASSSVEGPIGSRTLGYGSGEEVIGAIVDVYEDAVTMGNAKIKTQRFGVASNSLRLSVGIMGLGPVFNATFDFREPYALVLDSLAVENIISSRAYSLALGSVSDEGGSLIFGGLDRGKFSGSLKKTPVVNSRDGGTRFTVSLSSIGIDAGNGTHRQYSLKDTNVHLDSGHTFSRLQNDLAEKIFQDLGAELDDDLGFYLVDCKVRDHEGGITFGFGGDKIITVPFREFVYTAQGLCAVGLEPIKEGEQQVLGDSFLRAAYVIFDWDNEEIHIAQAANCSSEIVPIGRGSGAVPSVVGACGSNTTTSTTGSTASATGFPSSAGNLHVEKWQFVGTLATLLLICLFVV; this is encoded by the exons atgcgGGCTCTCAGTTCTGGCTCAGGCATGATTGCCTTTCTCGCATTCCACTTTCTCATCTCTCCTCTACTCCTCGCTCAGGCTACCCAAGTTATCGAGTATCCGATCAAGCGAGTTCAACGATCCGCTCCTGACAGTGTTGTGCCTACCACCATCTACAATGAGCAATGGATTTACACAGTAGAAA TTGCAATCGGAAACCCACCACAAAAGACTCTCGTACAAGTTGACACAGGATCTGCCTACCTCTGGGTCAACGCAAACTGCTCCTCGGCACCTACGGCTTTTGATCAACAAAGGTTCTGCCAGAGCGTTCCTCGCTATGATCCTGGAGCCTCTAGTTCTGTTGAAGGACCTATTGGCTCTCGCACACTGGGATACGGGTCGGGCGAAGAGGTGATTGGCGCTATTGTCGATGTCTACGAAGACGCAGTCACTATGGGCA ATGCCAAGATAAAGACTCAAAGGTTTGGCGTTGCATCCAACAGTCTTAGACTGTCGGTCGGTATCATGGGACTCGGACCCGTCTTCAACGCCACTTTCGACTTTAGGGAGCCGTACGCTTTGGTGCTGGATTCTTTGGCAGTGGAAAATATTATTTCCAGCAGGGCGTAtagccttgcccttggctcTGTGTCTGACGAAGGCG GTTCATTGATATTTGGGGGCTTGGACAGAGGCAAATTCTCTGGATCTCTCAAGAAAACCCCAGTCGTCAATAGCCGAGACGGCGGCACAAG ATTCACAGTCAGCCTCTCATCCATTGGAATAGACGCCGGTAACGGGACCCATCGACAATACTCTCTCAAGGACACCAACGTCCATCTCGACAGTGGCCACACATTCTCCAGGCTGCAAAATGACCTTGCAGAGAAGATCTTCCAGGATCTAGGCGCCGAACTTGACGACGATCTCGGCTTCTACCTCGTTGATTGCAAGGTTCGAGACCACGAAGGGGGTATCACCTTTGGATTTGGAGGCGATAAGATCATCACTGTTCCCTTCCGTGAGTTTGTGTACACCGCTCAAGGTCTCTGTGCAGTCGGCCTTGAGCCGATCAAAGAGGGCGAACAGCAGGTTCTTGGCGACAGTTTCCTGAGAGCGGCATACG TTATCTTTGACTGGGACAATGAGGAGATCCACATCGCACAAGCTGCTAACTGCAGCTCGGAGATTGTTCCCATCGGTCGTGGCAGTGGCGCTGTGCCCTCAGTGGTAGGGGCATGTGGCTCAAATACCACCACTTCCACGACAGGCTCGACTGCCTCGGCTACAGGatttccttcttctgctggcAATTTGCATGTCGAAAAGTGGCAGTTCGTCGGCACCCTAGCAACCCTGCTTCTCATCTGTCTCTTTGTCGTTTAA
- a CDS encoding Zn(2)-C6 fungal-type domain-containing protein, whose protein sequence is MALSNGSCRIRKVKCDEARPACKRCTSTGRKCDGYRVDSLNSVTFPASVDSIYALTPQARSLQFFTEKTLAGLQTFFPDHLWNTKILQVAQSTECIRNAVIALASFHEQYLTLNSSHQSDSKFGLGHYNLAIRQSISSSNEAQSPPHIPILSCLIFVCIEVLQGKIESAIALFKYGSKMIQQYQSDICSVNQFGNCYLNPQLRSDAVMTLQLAKALFKRIAVQIYMLTGDVDTELVIAFKNTFGGTYPLHDLPFRCLAEAREALLDIIVEQASPGLKGQDAEQLMFHSVKIRQWCSSFDTLIAKDYSGEKPISDAERRAIALLQVYRQYLEINVAKYAYGQGDPCFWDRFTAEFSNMVNNAAIATGLDGKGSEQTSKSLFHMDIGVSSILFSIIARCRDPAIRRKAIGIMLADRSQEGVWNSPLAAQGAIKLMELEESRSGKEVKRSQDIPEEARVRTVRLYLESGKRTAKMVYGFDQGSWEWTIPS, encoded by the exons ATGGCTCTGTCTAACGGTTCATGCAGGA tccgcaaggtcaagtgtGACGAGGCTCGTCCAGCCTGCAAGAGAT GTACCTCGACAGGCCGGAAATGCGATGGCTATCGAGTCGACTCACTAAACTCTGTGACTTTTCCAGCGTCCGTCGACTCCATCTACGCTCTCACTCCTCAAGCGAGATCGTTACAGTTCTTCACGGAAAAGACTCTCGCCGGGCTACAGACCTTCTTTCCAGACCACTTATGGAATACCAAGATTCTTCAGGTGGCCCAGTCTACCGAATGCATCAGGAACGCCGTCATCGCTTTGGCCTCGTTCCACGAGCAGTATCTTACGCTCAACTCATCCCACCAATCTGACTCAAAATTTGGCCTGGGTCACTACAATCTTGCCATCAGGCagtcaatctcctcctcaaatGAGGCACAATCACCGCCACATATACCAATTCTCTCTTGTCTGATATTCGTCTGCATCGAG GTCCTACAAGGCAAAATTGAATCAGCCATCGCGCTCTTCAAGTACGGCAGCAAAATGATTCAACAGTACCAATCTGATATCTGCTCGGTCAACCAGTTTGGGAATTGTTACCTCAACCCTCAGCTTCGTTCTGATGCTGTGATGACCCTCCAGCTGGCCAAAGCCTTGTTCAAACGGATCGCCGTCCAGATCTACATG CTCACTGGAGATGTCGATACTGAACTTGTTATTGCTTTCAAAAACACATTCGGAGGCACATATCCTCTCCATGATCTGCCCTTCCGATGCCTTGCAGAGGCAAGAGAGGCGCTTCTAGACATAATCGTAGAGCAAGCCAGTCCCGGGCTCAAAGGACAAGACGCAGAGCAGCTCATGTTCCATTCTGTCAAGATTAGACAATGGTGCTCTTCATTCGATACTCTGATAGCCAAGGACTACTCTGGTGAGAAACCTATAAGTGATGCCGAGCGCAGGGCCATTGCACTCTTGCAAGTGTACCGGCAATACCTTGAGATCAATGTCGCCAAGTATGCCTATGGCCAAGGTGACCCCTGCTTCTGGGACCGCTTTACAGCTGAGTTTAGCAACATGGTCAATAACGCCGCCATCGCGACCGGCCTTGACGGAAAGGGATCAGAGCAAACTTCCAAGTCACTTTTCCACATGGACATTGGCGTTTCTTCAATCCTCTTTTCAATAATAGCAAGATGTCGAGACCCAGCGATACGCAGGAAGGCAATCGGAATTATGCTCGCAGACAGATCTCAGGAAGGCGTATGGAACTCGCCGCTGGCAGCCCAAGGTGCGATCAAGCTGATGGAACTTGAGGAAAGTCGAAGTGGAAAAGAAGTCAAGCGCAGTCAAGATATCCCCGAGGAAGCGAGAGTACGAACTGTGCGTCTGTATTTGGAGAGTGGCAAGAGAACGGCCAAGATGGTATATGGGTTTGATCAGGGTTCCTGGGAGTGGACGATACCGTCTTAA
- a CDS encoding MFS domain-containing protein: MGKLETNSDPNQFSRPRDDEEALTLRNDWSPQEERKAKRKLDLIIMPLLTLGFFCLQLDRGNIANAITDNFMEDVHVTQNQFNVGQQMLSLGIVLFEIPSNMILYRVGPGKWLTLQLFLFGTVSTFQAFQNNYGSFIATRFLLGITESGFIPGGLWTLSTWYTRKETAKRVMFFYFGNQFGQASSKLLAYGILHMRGVGDKAGWFWLFVLMGGFTVVSGFILGFCLPDSFKNPRSTFLPNYSFFTERELHILQTRVLLDDPMKGKKKKKIGLTAFKKAFSNWRLWVHVIITLANNGPQRAFDTYSPSIVKSFGFAGLTSNALASVGLFLQIPVSWTFSYVSDHYNKRPETVMAGLSMHLLGYVFNRIFTELSIRGVSYFGVVWTQTFGTFSHPLNIAWMSLACDDSEERALAMAMVIMGANIAGIYGAQIFRSDDKPKYRRGFTINIVVLSIGLGLAILRFFDDKIWRRSKVAQIEAQLARENGNDSNSDEKSGSRTPDHLPTHGLEKTSPVELNAAVRPTHG, encoded by the exons ATGGGCAAGCTCGAAACCAACTCGGACCCGAACCAGTTCTCCCGTCCCagggacgacgaggaggctctcACGCTCCGCAATGATTGGAGTCCACAGGAGGAGCGCAAGGCCAAGCGCAA GCTCGACCTTATCATCATGCCCCTCCTGACGcttggcttcttctgcctcc AGCTCGATCGAGGCAACATTGCCAATGCCATCACCGACAACTTCATGGAGGATGTCCACGTCACGCAGAACCAGTTCAACGTCGGCCAGCAGATGCTCTCGCTGGGCATCGTGCTCTTCGAGATCCCCTCCAACATGATCCTCTACCGTGTCGGCCCCGGCAAGTGGCTGACCCTgcagctcttcctcttcggcaCCGTCAGTACCTTCCAGGCTTTCCAGAACAACTACGGATCCTTCATCGCGACTCGATTCCTCCTCGGTATTACTGAGTCTGGTTTCATCCCCGGTGGTCTCTGGACCCTCTCGACTTGGTATACCCGCAAGGAAACCGCCAAACGTGTCATGTTCTTCTACTTTGGTAACCAGTTCGGTCAGGCTTCCTCCAAGCTCCTGGCCTATGGTATCCTCCACATGCGCGGTGTCGGCGACAAGGCTGGTTGGTTCTGGCTGTTTGTGCTCATGGGCGGCTTCACCGTCGTGAGCGGCTTCATCCTCGGTTTCTGCCTCCCCGACTCCTTCAAGAACCCTCGCAGCACCTTCCTGCCCAACTACAGCTTCTTCACTGAGAGAGAACTGCACATTCTGCAGACCCGtgttctccttgatgacccgatgaagggcaagaagaagaagaagattggcCTGACTGCTTTCAAGAAGGCT TTCTCCAACTGGCGTCTCTGGGTCcacgtcatcatcacccttgCCAACAACGGCCCCCAGCGTGCCTTTGATACCTACTCGCCTTCCATTGTCAAGAGTTTCGGTTTCGCTGGCCTCACTAGCAACGCCTTGGCCTCCGTCGGTCTCTTCCTGCAGATTCCTGTCTCCTGGACTTTCAGTTATGTCTCCGATCACTA CAATAAGCGACCTGAGACTGTCATGGCTGGCCTGAGCATGCATTTGCTCGGTTACGTCTTTAACCGTATCTTCACTGAGCTCAGCATCCGAGGTGTCAGCTACTTTGGTGTTGTCTGGACTCAGACCTTTGGTACCTTTTCGCATCCCCTCAACATTGCTTGGATGTCGCTTGCTTGCGACGACTCCGAGGAACGAGCCCTTGCCATGGCTAT GGTCATTATGGGTGCCAACATCGCCGGTATCTACGGTGCCCAGATTTTCCGATCCGACGACAAGCCCAAGTACCGCCGcggcttcaccatcaacatcgtcgtcctcagcATCGGCCTCGGTCTTGCCATTCTCCGATTCTTCGACGACAAGATCTGGCGTCGTAGCAAGGTCGCTCAAATCGAGGCCCAGCTTGCCCGCGAGAACGGCAACGACAGCAACAGCGATGAGAAGTCTGGTTCCAGGACACCTGACCACCTTCCTACTCATGGCCTTGAGAAGACGTCCCCGGTTGAGCTGAACGCTGCTGTCCGACCCACACATGGTTAA